The genomic interval CATGCATGATCTTGTACCGGAGATGAAGCGTGCGGCAATGACGACGGTGTCAGAGGTTTTGCCGAGACAGCCGCCGAAGTTGTTGCTTAAGGTTATGATCATGGGGAGCCTTGGCGCCGTGCAAATGTTGATGACGCCGGAATCGAGTGTCAGAGATTTGATAGCGGCGGCGATGCGCCAATATGTGAAGGAAGGTCGCGGTCCAATCTTGCCGTCGAGTGATCCCTTCCGGTTCGATCTTCATTACTCTAAGTTCAGCCTAGAAAGTAAGTCACAACATcgttttttataatattaatgttttgatATCTCGATATGCAGCAATTTATATAAGCTGAAAAGCTATATGATATCTTGATACGCTATAAGTTGATAGCTTGATAGCGGCTTCGGCTAGCGGCTATTAGGGTTGATAGTTGGTAGCGGCTATCAAACGATGCTGGTAGAGGCTATCAATACTATTGTTTGATAGTATCGTCTGATAGCTGGTAGCCCCTATCGTCTGATAGCTGGTAGCGCCTATCGTGTGATAGGTGGTAGCGACTATCGTCTTGATAGTTGGTAGCGCCTATCGTGTGATAGCTAGTAGCGCATTTCGTCTGATAGCCGATAGTGCCTATCGCTTGATAGCTGGTAGCGACTATCGTCTGATAGCTGATAGCACTTATCGCCTGATAGTTGGTAGCACCTATCGTCTTGATAGTTGGTAGCGCCTATCGCCTGATAGCTGGTAGCGCCTATCGCCTGATAGCTGGTAGCGCCTATCGCCTGATAGCCGCTACCAATTATCGCCTGATAGCTAGTAGTGCTTATTGCTTGATAGCCACTATCAGCTATTCAGATGATAGTTGGTAGCGGTTATTGCCTAATAGCTAATAGCGTCCATGGCCTGATAGCGCTACCAACTATCACCTATTGTTTACGAGCATAAGTTTTTTACTGTTGAAACTGCCTCAATTCAAAGATAGTATTTAGAGATATAATTCCATAATTATGAATAAAGTTGTGGTCGAGTTATACATAATGTCTCGCGTGTCCATCAATAACACCTCTCTTGCCCCGTTTCATGATGTGCACCTTTTTgcaaattgtttatatttatattgtagATGTAGATAGTAgattcattaataatttttgaataaactatattattttattattattattattattattattattattattaaaattaaaattaaaattaaaatcggTCTATATTTTTGTCGAGCTGAGTTCACTGATTCAAAATGctaatttggttttttttttctctctcaatttaattcaatttaaaaaaaaatattaattcggTTATTACTATAACATTAATATCATGATATTGATTAAGTGTAGTTAGCTGAGTCAATTGTATCATCAATAAAACGCCATATACCATTAAAAGTAATAAAACGCCATTTGCCATTAAAAGTTATAACAGTATTTCCTAAACAAAATACTAACATCAATTGTActacattttgtaaaaaaaaaaaataaacaattgtaCTACATAGTAATAcaaccaatttaaaaaaatattaattgtcaccTTCCAAATTGtaataatccaaaaaaaaaaatctaaatttaaatttgcaatttcaatttattacaCTTCCATAAACAatagaaataattttgaaatttatgttgatatacaattttattgatataagataaaattcgttttttatttttattttattggcaATAAAATGtagttaatatataataaaattgataatatgATGGTTTCCATAAAAATAATTCACATTTTTTGTGTTGAGATCTTCTAGGTGTTACGAACACCATAAacacaatttaataaaattgttttgaaCTGACCATACATATagtgttaattaaaaaatgattaagtgTTAAAGaagtaattataaatttaaagtagtaaatttttttctttttgtttcgGTTTAAATTGTTCACAACacttaatattattctttttagttGCACTTACACTTTTTACActgaaaaatgatttaaattttaatatcatataatagTATGAATAATGTCccgaaaataaattttaaaatcatatgaTAGTATGAATAATGTCCCGAAAATATTTGGATGACATTTGCATGGAATATCTAAagcatttatattttagatgtcTATTTTGATAATagattcatttaaattaatatgttaatatctttttaaattGATTGAGATAAGTATTAAGGAGATAGGGAAAactcaaaaaaattgattttttgggGTGATATTTAAGATTCTGTCTTTTAATATTATCGTGGATGCTCGTGTATTAAGAAATCTTGAGGATTTTCATTTCTGCATTGAActctaaagaaaatatattgaacTGAAAAATAGTTAAGagatgaatatatatttttgattggAGCCAAAATTTGGAGAAACTGAATTGGCCAAGAAGAAATGATTTCCTAACTTCATAATACAATATAGATCAGAACTGGTAAAATAAAGCAGTATAAAATGCATCatacattcaattttttttaatatatatgtatttattctAAATATAATCCACATAAATaagtatattaaatatttaaacaaaaaatacaatggTTTGATGTAAAAAGACATATATCGATTCCGCAATTGTAAGTATTTAACGAGTTCTAAGATATTTCTTTGGGTTACTAATTTATCAtacactcataaaaaaaatttatgagccaaaatataaaaatctaaaaaaagaaaactttaAAACCTTAGTTTGGACACCGCTTATCGTAGTAATCGTCAGCGAACCTACAAAATAAGATATATGAATCgaatataagaataaaaaattgattaaagaaATCAAAAACTACTTCACAAAAATTGGGAGGAAATGTAGCATTAGAAGAAAGAAAATGTTTAATGAAAGGAGAAATTAAAAAGaacaaatttatataaaataatatgttaaagatttgtcattatatatatataattaattttttgaaacatgcagtttttttaatcatattttataaaaaaaaatttatcacatGATTTATGTATGTTAAATGTGGTCATGTGATTGGTGATTTTATTTGAATGTATTTGAACcataaatctattttattaatgtgttttaATGTACATTAATAACACTAATTTTTTAGactatacattttttttgtgtgagaatattcaatgtttttttttttgaaatacaatgTATTCGAATTATTGATCTATTTGAAAAAAGGTAGAATAtacatgaaaaattatttttcatgtaTTGCATtcgaaaataaatgtttttaaatGAGAGATTAGTAtcataataaatgaataatttgaTAGATAAGGGTCATGTGTActattttatttgaatgtgtactATTTTATTTGAAGTAAGACAATGATTTATAGGATGGATACACCCTCCAATATCTAATAATCATCACGTATCAATGTCAAAAAAATTGgattaatatgaaataaaattgttGTTCAAATTTTCAGTAATATTACAGCTAAATATGGGTTagactataaaattaatttgatgttttcaATATCTAATAACTACCGATCAACGTTATTAATAATTCTATGACCTAACTGAAAATTTAGATGAGAGTAATTTGCTTTTAAATGAATAGACAGTCATCGTGACCTAATTAGTAATTTTATGACATAATTGACTCATATGATTTagcaaaataaataacatgaaATAAGTTTTCAAAACCGTTATGTCAATATAAATGGCAACCTCAGCAgggtttaaaatttaaaatgctgatattaaaaaattgtaaagtCCAATAGAGGAAAGGTGAGTTCCAATAATATCTACTTATATTACACGCCttacaaaacattttttttattaataccaAAACATATACTCTACCATTAATAACATGTATTAAGTCTTAATAATCGATATAATACTTTCTTTTGACAAATTTGTTATcaatactaattataattattgattagtcttaatatatttttaattataataataaattttttcgtgactttatttatatttttgttttgtcaaCGTCCCACGACATGATCATtcaatatgaaataatattagaTAACTTAATATCATGGCCATGTGTATACTATGTCATTTTgcaacacattttttttatagtgtaTGATGTGAATGAAGAGGTTGAATACTTTGACCTCATGTATGGATtcaagacttttttttttttttttttaatttttaaattgtaacaTTATTATTGTCTTGTTGCTTTTAAATTGTCACATttacagaagaaaaaaattgtttctattTGATTGTAATTTTTGGAATTTAATGTAagttttaattattgatttgtGAATTTTTAGAGTGTGTTTAGATGTAGttattgaaaattctaaaaattttaaaaattctaaacaattatatttttctatatattctctttatttataaatttgttgttTGCATCGaacaattgtttatttaaaattgaatcatTTCTATAAAttgcaaaatttaaaaattgagggACCAACAtgccaaaatttaaaaaaaataaaagactaatgtgtacattttgaaataaatagggtcaaaattataaatttaaaaaattataggaaTATTTTATGACTCATATAttataaagtaattaataaaaaatttgaaatttttagtttgtACGTGGTATTTGAAAttctttacatttatttttaatgaaatatttcatgaaatctattctttttattattttttaaatttattattcaaataaaataattgattaaaaaagcTAACCTcccttaaaaaattatattttttaaaaatatccgtcaaataaatatataaaaagagaTAATGCGTGATtgaaacattataaaaaaaaataataataacataaaagatagcCAACTTTGTTGATTATaagtaaaaaactaaaaattaatacaaaaaaatcCTTTAAAAATAAGAGGCATATGAACTTCAGACTGTTGACCTAGAAGTCCCGAGATTCATTCCAccagtatttttaaaaatatctaaataaaaacTGCTATAATcgttaaattaaaaatctcGTTAAAGAAATTAACgtaaaattaagtaaaaaaaatacttcaagGAAATTACAATTCATCTACAGAACACATTTATACACTTATAACAAAAATGggacataaatttttttatcgttgaaattatttttgttgatgttCCTTTTTGCTAGTTCACatttcatttttgaaacttATTAATAACAATTTCAAGATTTATAAGCATATTCAAATCAACATCTTATACCATTTTGTTTTCTTCCATAAGCATATTAGATCCCAAATGAAAATTGTTCACATCAACTAAATTTTCAACTGTCTCCATATCCATAGTTTGTTATAGAAAAGTGCAGAGTGGAGTATAATGAAGATTTGCTATATTTATAGATTTCTTGGCTACGTTGGAGGAAGCACATATTTTTTTAACCCCCTTTCAAAATAGAGAAATAGTAAATATCAaacacttttttctttttttttttaatattcgatttcttaattaaattgattttgaaagatttaaaattgatttttcaattttctattCTTACGACcgctaaaaaataattgaatttaatatgTTGGATCGTTTTTTACTATAATTGATATTAACTTAAAGAATTGACTAtaacttcaagttaaaaatttagcttttatttttcaaattaatttttaatttaaaatttatcattcaaCTCAGAtatacataaattatatttaaatataattaatttatgaattttcaATCCACTTTTAACgcaaatcaatttataaaattaattcattcaaaattaatatttctcaCGGTAAATCAAATAAAcactaaaaaatgaaattaaattaggAAGATTATTAAGATGCTTGGTTTATGGAAACACGAAACGTCAACCATATATTTGTGGCATGTTTATCTTTTTCTGAATTTAAATTGTTGTGTGTATTTTTCTTCGGCATAGTACTAGTATAGAAACATAATAAGTTATGAAATATTGTGCCGGCCCAGTATGTTAGTTGAATTGAATCCGAAGAATTAGGACCACTAAATGCCTTCTAAGATCACTTTGTGCTTTCTTATT from Cicer arietinum cultivar CDC Frontier isolate Library 1 chromosome 5, Cicar.CDCFrontier_v2.0, whole genome shotgun sequence carries:
- the LOC101491580 gene encoding uncharacterized protein, whose protein sequence is MQNTKNHRNGQVETHWRGRLTDNSSSFYGTVTTVYGSQFRRPTTMHDLVPEMKRAAMTTVSEVLPRQPPKLLLKVMIMGSLGAVQMLMTPESSVRDLIAAAMRQYVKEGRGPILPSSDPFRFDLHYSKFSLEIGSAYRLIAGSAYRLIAGSAYRLIAATNYRLIASSAYCLIATISYSDDSW